The Bos indicus x Bos taurus breed Angus x Brahman F1 hybrid chromosome 11, Bos_hybrid_MaternalHap_v2.0, whole genome shotgun sequence genome includes a region encoding these proteins:
- the ABCA2 gene encoding ATP-binding cassette sub-family A member 2 isoform X1, with protein MGFLHQLQLLLWKNVTLKRRSPWVLAFEIFIPLVLFFILLGLRQKKPTISVKEVSFYTAAPLTSAGILPVMQSLCPDGQRDEFGFLQYANSTVTQLLERLNRVVEEGNLFDPARPSLGSELEALRQHLEALSASPDPLDGHAARPAGSSFSLDSVARDPRELWRFLTQNLSLPDSAARALLAAQVDLPEVYRLLFGPSPGLDGGSGPPRNQQPLFRMEELLLAPALLEQLTCMPGSRELGRVLTVPRGQQTALQGYRDAVCRGQAAARAHRFSGLAAELRNQLDAAKIAQQLGLDAPSGSAAPQQPPPPPRLQALLEDLLDAQKVLRDVDVLSALALLLPQGACAGRAPGPAASGPGGAANSTGAGAGPGSNSTAEEGAPPAAAPAPSDALQGQCSAFVQLWAGLQPILCGNNRTIEPEALRRGNMSSLGFTSKEQRNLGLLVHLMTSNPKILYAPAGSEADRVILKANETFALVGNVTHYAQVWLNISAEIRSYLEQGRLQQHLRWLQQYVAELQQHPEALSLSPEELPPALRQDNFSLPNGSVLLQQLDTIDNAACGWIQFMSKVSVDIFKGFPDEESIVNYTLNQAYQDNVTVFASVIFQTRKDGSLPPHVHYKIRQNSSFTEKTNEIRRAYWRPGPNTGGRFYFLYGFVWIQDMMERAIIDTFVGHDVVEPGNYVQMFPYPCYTRDDFLFVIEHMMPLCMVISWVYSVAMTIQHIVAEKEHRLKEVMKTMGLNNAVHWVAWFITGCVQLSISVTALTAILKYGQVLAHSHVLIIWLFLAVYAVATIMFCFLVSVLYSKAKLASACGGIIYFLSYVPYMYVAIREEVAHDKITAFEKCIASLMSTTAFGLGSKYFALYEVAGVGIQWHTFSQSPVEGDDFNLLLAVTMLMVDAVVYGVLTWYIEAVHPGMYGLPRPWYFPLQKSYWLGSGRTEAWEWNWPWARTPRLSVMEEDQACAMESRRLEETRGMEEEPTHLPLVVCVDKLTKVYKNDKKLALNKLSLNLYENQVVSFLGHNGAGKTTTMSILTGLFPPTSGSATIYGHDIRTEMDEIRKNLGMCPQHNVLFDRLTVEEHLWFYSRLKSMAQEEIRKEMDKMIEDLELSNKRHSLVQTLSGGMKRKLSVAIAFVGGSRAIILDEPTAGVDPYARRAIWDLILKYKPGRTILLSTHHMDEADLLGDRIAIISHGKLKCCGSPLFLKGAYGDGYRLTLVKRPAEPGGPQEPGLTASPPGPAQLSSCSESQVSQFIRKHVASCLLVSDTSTELSYILPSEAAKKGAFERLFQHLEHSLDALHLSSFGLMDTTLEEVFLKVSEEDQSLENSEADVKESRKDVLPGAADPVSAEGPAGNLARCAELAQSQVSLQSASSVGSARGDEGAGYTDVFGDYRPLCDNLQDPDNVSLQEAEAETLARVGQGSRKLEGWWLKVRQFHGLLVKRFHCARRNSKALSSQILLPAFFVCVAMTVALSVPEIGDLPPLVLSPSQYHNYTQPRGNFIPYANEERREYRLRLSPDAGPQQLVGTFRLPSGVGATCVLKSPANGSLGPTLNLSSGESRLLAARFFDSMCLESFTQGLPLSNFVPPPPSPAPSDSPMTLDEDLLPTSGSENWTSAPSLPHLVREPVRCTCSGQGTGFSCPGGVGGHPPQMRVVTGDILTDITGHNVSEYLLFTSDRFRLHRYGAITFGNVQKSIPASFGARAPAMVRRIAVRRAAQVFYNNKGYHSMPTYLNSLNNAILRANLPKSKGNPAAYGITVTNHPMNKTSASLSLDYLLQGTDVVIAIFIIVAMSFVPASFVVFLVAEKSTKAKHLQFVSGCNPVIYWLANYVWDMLNYLVPATCCVLILFVFDLPAYTSPTNFPAVLSLFLLYGWSITPIMYPASFWFEVPSSAYVFLIVINLFIGITATVATFLLQLFEHDKDLKVVNSYLKSCFLIFPNYNLGHGLMEMAYNEYINEYYAKIGQVDKMKSPFEWDIVTRGLVAMTVEGFVGFLLTIMCQYNFLRQPQRMPVSTKPVEDDVDVASERQRVLRGDADNDMVKIENLTKVYKSRKIGRILAVDRLCLGVRPGECFGLLGVNGAGKTSTFKMLTGDESTTGGEAFVNGHSVLKELLQVQQSLGYCPQFDALFDELTAREHLQLYTRLRGIPWKDEARVVKWALEKLELTKYADKPAGTYSGGNKRKLSTAIALIGYPAFIFLDEPTTGMDPKARRFLWNLILDLIKTGRSVVLTSHSMEECEALCTRLAIMVNGRLRCLGSIQHLKNRFGDGYMITVRTKSSQNVKDVVRFFNRNFPEAILKERHHTKVQYQLKSEHISLAQVFSKMEQVVGVLGVEDYSVSQTTLDNVFVNFAKKQSDNLEQQETEPPSGLQSPLCRLLSLFRPRPPPTELRALVADEPEDLDTEDEGLISFEEERAQLSFNTDTLC; from the exons ATGGGCTTCCTGCaccagctgcagctgctgctctgGAAGAACGTGACGCTGAAGCGCCGGAGCCCG TGGGTCTTGGCCTTCGAGATCTTCATCCCGCTCGTCCTGTTTTTCATCCTGCTGGGGCTTCGGCAGAAGAAGCCCACCATCTCTGTGAAGGAAG TCT CCTTCTACACGGCAGCGCCCCTCACCTCCGCTGGCATCCTGCCGGTCATGCAGTCGCTGTGCCCCGACGGCCAGCGGGACGAGTTTGGCTTCCTTCAGTATGCCAACTCCAC ggtcacacagctgctggAGCGCCTCAACCGCGTGGTGGAGGAGGGCAACCTGTTTGACCCGGCGAGACCCAGCCTGGGCTCGGAGCTAGAGGCGCTGCGCCAGCACCTGGAAGCCCTCAGCGCCAGCCCAGACCCCCTGGACGGCCACGCAGCCCGACCTGCAG GGTCCTCCTTCTCTCTGGACTCGGTGGCCAGGGACCCGCGGGAGCTGTGGCGCTTCCTGACGCAGAACCTGTCGCTGCCCGACAGCGCGGCCCGGGCTCTGCTGGCCGCCCAGGTGGACCTGCCTGAG GTCTATCGCCTGCTTTTTGGCCCTTCGCCTGGCCTGGATGGGGGTTCAGGGCCCCCCAGGAATCAGCAGCCCCTGTTCCGGATGGAG GAGCTGCTGCTGGCCCCTGCTCTCCTGGAGCAGCTCACGTGCATGCCAGGCTCCAGGGAGCTGGGCCGGGTCCTCACTGTGCCCCGGGGTCAACAGACAGCACTGCAGGGATACCGGGACGCAGTCTGCAGAGGGCAGGCTGCAGCCCGTGCTCACCGCTTCTCGGGGCTGGCTGCCGAGCTCCGGAACCAACTGGATGCAGCCAAGATCGCCCAGCAG CTGGGCCTGGATGCCCCCAGTGGCTCTGCCGCCCCACAGCAACCGCCACCCCCACCGCGGCTGCAGGCACTCCTGGAGGACCTGCTGGATGCCCAGAAGGTCCTGCGGGACGTGGACGTCCTCTCAGCCCTTGCCCTGCTGCTGCCTCAGGGCGCCTGCGCAGGCCGGGCTCCTGGGCCCGCAGCCAGTGGCCCTGGCGGGGCCGCCAACAGCACTGGGGCTGGGGCAGGCCCCGGCTCCAACAGCACAGCTGAGGAGGGGGCCCCGCCCGCTGCAGCCCCGGCCCCCTCGGACGCGCTGCAGGGCCAGTGCTCCGCGTTCGTGCAGCTCTGGGCCGGCCTGCAGCCCATCCTGTGTGGCAACAACCG CACCATCGAGCCTGAGGCGTTGCGAAGGGGCAACATGAGCTCCCTAGGCTTCACGAGCAAGGAGCAGCGGAACCTGGGCCTCCTCGTGCACCTCATGACCAGCAACCCCAAGATCCTGTACGCACCCGCGGGCTCCGAGGCAGACCGTGTCATTCTCAAG GCCAATGAGACCTTCGCCCTTGTAGGCAACGTGACTCACTACGCCCAGGTGTGGCTCAACATCTCGGCGGAGATCCGCAGCTACCTGGAGCAGGGAAGGCTGCAGCAACACCTGCGCTGGCTGCAGCAG tatGTGGCCGAGCTGCAGCAGCACCCGGAGGCACTGAGCCTGTCACCCGAGGAGCTGCCGCCCGCCCTGCGCCAGGACAATTTCTCACTGCCCAACGGCTCAGTCCTCCTGCAGCAGCTGGACACCATTGACAATGCGGCCTGCGGCTGGATCCAGTTCATGTCCAAG GTGAGCGTGGACATCTTCAAGGGTTTTCCAGATGAGGAGAGCATTGTCAACTACACCCTTAACCAGGCCTACCAGGATAATGTCACCGTGTTCGCTA GTGTGATCTTCCAGACCCGCAAGGACGGTTCCTTGCCGCCCCACGTGCACTACAAGATCCGCCAGAATTCAAGCTTCACGGAGAAAACCAACGAGATCCGCCGGGCCTACTGGCGGCCGGGGCCCAACACCGGCGGCCGCTTCTACTTTCTATATGGCTTCGTTTGGATCCAGG ACATGATGGAGCGCGCCATCATCGACACCTTCGTGGGCCACGACGTGGTGGAGCCCGGCAACTACGTGCAGATGTTCCCCTACCCGTGCTACACGCGGGACGA cttTCTGTTTGTCATCGAGCACATGATGCCGCTCTGCATGGTGATCTCCTGGGTCTACTCTGTGGCCATGACCATCCAGCACATTGTGGCTGAGAAGGAGCACCGGCTGAAGGAG GTGATGAAGACCATGGGCCTGAACAACGCGGTGCACTGGGTGGCCTGGTTCATCACGGGCTGCGTGCAGCTCTCCATCTCGGTGACGGCGCTGACCGCCATACTCAAGTACGGCCAGGTCCTTGCGCACAGCCACGTGCTCATCATCTGGCTCTTCCTGGCTGTCTACGCCGTGGCCACCATCATGTTCTG cTTCTTGGTGTCTGtgctgtactccaaggccaagctgGCCTCGGCCTGCGGCGGAATCATCTACTTCCTGAGCTACGTGCCCTACATGTACGTGGCTATCCGTGAGGAGGTGGCCCACGACAAGATCACCGCCTTCGAGAAGTGCATCGCG TCCCTGATGTCCACGACAGCTTTTGGCCTGGGTTCCAAGTACTTTGCTCTGTACGAGGTGGCAGGCGTGGGCATCCAGTGGCACACATTCAGCCAGTCTCCCGTGGAAGGGGATGACTTCAACCTGCTCTTGGCTGTCACCATGCTGATGGTAGATGCGGTCGTCTATGGGGTGCTCACGTGGTACATTGAGGCTGTGCACCCAG gCATGTACGGGCTGCCCCGGCCCTGGTACTTCCCACTGCAGAAGTCCTACTGGCTGGGCAGCGGGCGGACGGAGGCATGGGAGTGGAACTGGCCATGGGCTCGCACCCCCCGCCTCAGCGTCATGGAGGAGGATCAAGCCTGTGCCATGGAGAGCCGGCGCTTGG AGGAGACACGGGGCATGGAAGAGGAACCCACCCACCTGCCGCTGGTAGTCTGCGTGGACAAGCTCACCAAGGTCTATAAGAACGACAAGAAGCTGGCTTTGAACAAGCTGAGCCTCAACCTCTATGAGAACCAGGTCGTGTCCTTCCTGGGCCACAACGGGGCTGGCAAGACCACCACCAT GTCTATCCTCACCGGCCTGTTCCCACCTACGTCGGGCTCGGCCACCATCTACGGGCATGACATCCGCACGGAGATGGACGAGATCCGCAAGAACCTGGGCATGTGTCCCCAGCACAATGTGCTCTTCGACCGGCTCACGGTGGAGGAGCACCTCTGGTTCTACTCGAGGCTCAAGAGCATGGCCCAGGAGGAGATCCGCAAGGAGATGGACAA GATGATCGAGGACCTGGAGCTCTCCAACAAACGGCACTCGCTGGTGCAGACGCTGTCCGGCGGCATGAAGCGCAAGCTCTCGGTGGCCATTGCCTTCGTGGGCGGCTCCCGGGCCATCATCCTGGATGAGCCCACGGCCGGCGTGGACCCCTACGCGCGCCGCGCCATCTGGGACCTGATCCTGAAGTACAAGCCGG GCCGCACGATCCTCCTGTCCACCCACCACATGGATGAGGCTGACCTGCTCGGGGATCGCATTGCCATCATCTCCCACGGGAAGCTCAAGTGCTGTGGCTCACCGCTCTTCCTCAAGGGCGCCTACGGGGACGGCTACCGCCTCACGCTGGTTAAGCGGCCTGCAGAGCCCGGGGGTCCCCAAG AGCCAGGGCTGACAGCCAGCCCCCCAGGTCCAGCCCAGCTGAGCAGCTGCTCCGAGTCCCAGGTTTCCCAGTTCATCCGCAAACATGTGGCCTCCTGCCTGCTGGTCTCCGACACCAGCACCGAGCTCTCctacatcctgcccagtgaggcCGCCAAGAAGGGGGCCTTTGAGCGCCTCTTTCAG caccTGGAGCACAGTCTGGATGCACTGCACCTGAGCAGCTTTGGGCTGATGGACACGACACTGGAGGAAGTGTTCCTTAAGGTGTCGGAGGAGGACCAGTCGCTGGAGAACAGTGAGGCAG ATGTGAAAGAGTCTAGGAAAGACGTGTTACCGGGGGCTGCGGACCCGGTATCGGCGGAAGGTCCTGCGGGCAACCTGGCGCGGTGCGCGGAGCTGGCCCAGTCGCAGGTGTCGCTGCAGTCTGCATCCTCGGTGGGCTCTGCCCGTGGTGACGAGGGGGCCGGCTACACCGATGTCTTCGGCGACTACCGCCCTCTCTGTGACAACTTGCAGGACCCTGACAATGTCAGCTTGCAAG AGGCAGAGGCGGAGACCCTCGCGCGGGTTGGCCAGGGCAGCCGCAAGCTGGAGGGCTGGTGGCTGAAGGTGCGCCAGTTCCACGGGCTCCTGGTGAAGCGCTTCCACTGCGCCCGGCGCAACTCCAAGGCACTGTCCTCTCAGATCCTGCTCCCTGCCTTCTTCGTCTGCGTGGCTATGACCGTGGCACTCTCCGTCCCAGAGATCG GCGACCTGCCCCCGCTGGTCCTGTCCCCCTCCCAGTACCACAACTACACACAGCCCCGTGGCAACTTCATCCCCTACGCCAACGAGGAGCGCCGGGAATACCG CTTGCGACTGTCCCCCGACGCCGGGCCCCAGCAGCTGGTGGGCACCTTCAGGCTGCCGTCGGGTGTGGGAGCCACCTGTGTGCTCAAGTCTCCGGCCAACGGCTCACTGGGGCCCACGCTGAACCTGAGCAGCGGTGAGTCGCGCCTGCTGGCCGCACGATTCTTCGACAGCATGTGCCTGGAGTCCTTCACGCAGGGGCTGCCGCTGTCCAACTTCGTGCCGCCCCCACCCTCGCCCGCCCCATCCGACTCCCCCATGACCCTGGACGAGGACCTGCTGCCTACCTCCGGGTCAG AGAACTGGACATCGGCGCCCTCCCTTCCACACCTGGTGCGGGAGCCCGTCCGCTGTACCTGCTCTGGGCAGGGCACCGGCTTCTCTTGCCCAGGCGGTGTAGGCGGGCACCCGCCCCAGATGCGGGTGGTCACGGGTGACATTCTGACTGACATCACGGGCCACAATGTCTCCGAGTACCTGCTCTTCACCTCTGACCGCTTCCGGCTGCACCG GTACGGGGCCATCACCTTTGGCAACGTCCAGAAGTCCATCCCAGCCTCGTTTGGGGCCCGGGCCCCGGCTATGGTGCGGAGGATTGCAGTACGCAGGGCTGCCCAG GTTTTCTACAACAACAAGGGCTACCATAGCATGCCCACCTACCTCAACAGCCTCAACAATGCCATCTTGCGTGCCAACCTGCCCAAGAGCAAGGGCAACCCTGCGGCCTACG GCATCACCGTCACCAACCACCCGATGAACAAGACGAGTGCCAGCCTCTCTCTGGATTACCT GCTGCAGGGCACCGACGTGGTCATCGCCATCTTCATCATCGTGGCCATGTCCTTCGTGCCGGCCAGCTTCGTGGTCTTTCTGGTGGCCGAGAAGTCCACCAAGGCCAAGCACCTACAGTTTGTCAGCGGCTGCAACCCTGTCATCTACTGGCTGGCCAACTACGTGTGGGACATG CTCAACTACCTGGTCCCGGCCACCTGCTGCGTCCTCATCCTGTTCGTGTTTGACCTGCCGGCCTACACGTCCCCCACCAACTTCCCGGCCGTGCTCTCCCTGTTCCTGCTCTACGG GTGGTCCATCACACCCATCATGTACCCGGCCTCCTTCTGGTTCGAGGTCCCCAGCTCGGCCTACGTGTTTCTCATCGTCATCAACCTCTTCATCGGCATCACCGCCACCGTGGCCACCTTCCTCCTACAGCTCTTTGAACATGACAAG GACCTGAAGGTTGTCAACAGTTACCTGAAGAGCTGCTTCCTCATCTTCCCCAACTACAACCTGGGCCACGGGCTGATGGAGATGGCGTACAACGAGTATATCAACGAGTACTACGCCAAGATCG GCCAGGTTGACAAGATGAAGTCTCCCTTCGAGTGGGACATCGTCACCAGGGGCCTGGTGGCCATGACCGTTGAGGGCTTCGTGGGCTTCCTCCTGACCATCATGTGTCAGTACAACTTCCTGCGGCAGCCGCA gcgCATGCCCGTGTCCACGAAGCCCGTGGAGGACGACGTGGATGTGGCCAGCGAGCGGCAGCGAGTGCTCAGGGGAGATGCAGACAACGACATGGTCAAAATCGAGAACCTGACCAAG GTGTACAAGTCGCGGAAGATCGGCCGCATCCTGGCCGTGGACCGCCTATGCCTGGGCGTGCGTCCTGGCGAGTGCTTCGGCCTCCTGGGTGTCAACGGCGCGGGCAAGACCAGCACCTTCAAGATGCTGACGGGGGACGAGAGCACGACGGGGGGCGAGGCCTTCGTCAACGGGCACAG CGTGCTCAAGGAGCTACTCCAGGTGCAGCAGAGCCTGGGCTACTGCCCGCAGTTCGACGCCCTGTTCGACGAGCTCACGGCCCGGGAGCATCTGCAGCTGTACACAAGGCTCCGGGGCATCCCCTGGAAGGACGAGGCGCGG GTGGTGAAGTGGGCCTTGGAGAAGCTGGAGCTGACCAAGTATGCCGACAAGCCCGCCGGCACCTACAGCGGAGGGAACAAGCGGAAGCTGTCAACAGCCATTGCCCTCATCGGGTACCCAGCCTTCATCTTTCTG GATGAGCCTACCACAGGCATGGACCCCAAGGCCCGGCGCTTCCTCTGGAACCTCATCTTGGACCTCATCAAGACAGGGCGCTCGGTGGTGCTGACTTCACACAG CATGGAGGAGTGTGAGGCGCTGTGCACGCGGCTGGCCATCATGGTGAACGGGCGCCTGCGCTGTCTGGGTAGCATCCAGCATCTGAAGAACCG GTTCGGGGATGGTTACATGATCACGGTGAGGACCAAGAGCAGCCAGAACGTGAAAGACGTGGTGCGGTTCTTCAACAGGAACTTCCCGGAGGCCATCCTCAAG GAGCGGCACCACACGAAGGTGCAGTACCAGCTCAAGTCCGAGCACATCTCGCTGGCGCAGGTGTTCAGCAAAATGGAACAGGTGGTGGGCGTGCTGGGCGTCGAGGACTACTCGGTCAGCCAGACCACCCTGGACAAC GTGTTCGTGAACTTCGCCAAGAAGCAGAGCGACAACCTGGAGCAGCAGGAGACGGAGCCGCCCTCTGGCCTACAGTCCCCGCTGTGCCGCCTGCTCAGCCTGTTCCGGCCGCGGCCTCCCCCCACTGAGCTGCGGGCGCTAGTGGCCGACGAGCCTGAGGACCTGGACACGGAGGATGAGGGCCTTATAAGCTTCGAGGAGGAGCGG GCCCAGCTCTCCTTCAACACGGACACGCTCTGCTGA